From the genome of Taeniopygia guttata chromosome 31, bTaeGut7.mat, whole genome shotgun sequence, one region includes:
- the LOC121468441 gene encoding uncharacterized protein encodes MIDSARSQSGGAASRPSATAAFPPCAPGPPKPSRDPPKPSRDHHGLPEAHRDRELQVLQGPPDHRALAPLHRHHRPQWLRQIQPEGRHQLRAGGEDSNLRVKRRQQPVGEDAAGPDPRAPVASPRPAAPSQRGLLRGGAEDRTFARGIVGSSSVQDQQRGGAAERAQRGAGEAGNAHQGRNCLVCQGAVESMAMKNQADPKPGLEQNQNQNQNQTDPKPGFEQNQNQNQNQADPKPGFEQNQNQNQNQADPKPRSEQNQNQNQNQADPKPSFEQNQNQNQADPKPSFEQNQNRLTQTLSPQAERYQQLKDAVVRARVQLQLFTLFHNGAEMEKLNEELGLKDPEMDRDKRGWTGQSLEDELTEEVELAKRCIEEINEELNHRVVEQLGDARIDRQGRDHGQHPAPLPRLRVWRLIDLCQENPIPFPISLTHNCSP; translated from the exons ATGATTGACAGCGCCCGGAGCCAATCGGGAGGCGCAGCGTCCCGTCCCTCAGCGACCGCCGCTTTCCCGCCCTgcgccccgggacccccaaaaccttcccgggaccccccaaaaccttcccGGGACCACCATGGGCTTCCTGAAGCTCATCGAGATCGAGAACTTCAAGTCCTACAAGGGCCGCCAGATCATCGGGCCCTTGCGCCGCTTCACCGCCATCATCGGCCCCAGTGGCTCCG GCAAATCCAACCTGAAGGACGCCATCAGCTTCGTGCTGGGGGAGAAGACAGCAACCTGCGGGTGAAGAGAAGACAGCAACCTGTGGGTGAAGACGCTGCGGGACCCGATCCACGCGCGCCCGTGGCCAGCCCGCGGCCAGCCGCGCCTTCTCAGCGTGGTCTGCTCCGGGGAGGCGCCGAGGACCGCACCTTCGCCCGCGGCATCGTCG gcagctcctcagtACAAGATCAACAACGGGGTGGTGCAGCTGAGCGAGCACAGCgaggagctggagaagctgggaaTGCTCATCAAGGCAGGAACTGCCTCGTCTGCCAG gGAGCAGTGGAGTCCATGGCCATGA AGAACCAGGCTGACCCAAAGCCCGGCTTGGAGCAGAACCAGAACCAGAACCAGAACCAGACTGACCCAAAGCCCGGCTTTGAGCAGAACCAGAACCAGAACCAGAACCAGGCTGACCCAAAGCCCGGCTTTGAGCAGAACCAGAACCAGAACCAGAACCAGGCTGACCCAAAGCCCAGGTCTGAGCAGAACCAGAACCAGAACCAGAACCAGGCTGACCCAAAGCCCAGCTTTGAGCAGAACCAGAACCAGAACCAGGCTGACCCAAAGCCCAGCTTTGAGCAGAACCAGAACCGGCTGACCCAAACCCTCTCCCCCCAGGCTGAGCGGTACCAGCAGCTGAAGGACGCGGTGGTTCGGGCCCGGgtgcagctgcagcttttcACACTGTTCCACAACGGGGCCGAGATGGAGAAGCTGAACGAGGAGCTGGGCCTGAAGGACCCCGAGATGGACAGGGACAAGAGAGGATGGACAGG gcAATCCCTGGAGGATGAGCTGACGGAGGAGGTGGAGTTGGCCAAGCGCTGCATTGAGGAGATCAACGAGGAGCTGAACCACCGGGTGGTGGAGCAGCTCGGGGACGCTCGCATCGACCGCCAAGGCCGAGATCATGGACAGCATCCAGCGCCTCTACCCCGGCTCCGTG TGTGGCGGCTGATTGACCTGTGCCAGGAGAacccgatcccattcccgataTCCCTGACCCATAACTGCAgtccctga